The sequence CTGTTTTTCATAATTTCTCCTTCCCTTGTATGAGCATTTTCCCCTCATCTTTGAGCTGAATATTAATCTTACTGTATGATTCTATAATCTCTTGTAGATTCCTCTCACAGCAGAGTATACAATGCAGTATTAAGATTTCTTCACTATGTCAAAAAGCCCAATTTGTATTACATCCCTTGCACAAACACCCTCTGTCCAAGCTTTGGCATTTCTCTTTCTCACAGCTGAAAATTATGCTGAATATACCAAAGTAAGCAATGCTTGCTCTCTTTCAAGCTGTTTTATCTATTGTTATTTTGCATATGCACTtagttgatttttctttttttttttttcctttcttttctttgtccAGGCACTTGCAGCATTGATTGCCTTCAAATTTTGTGTAACAATTTGCTGTTAGCATCAATAAGATGCAGTGTAAGCTACAAATCCTGCTTCAAACAGGACATACACTGCCTCTGAGATAAAGAGTGTTCTGTTGACAAAATGCATTCCAATATAAGAGATGGGATTTAATTATCTGGAACTCCAAACAGGAGCTGTAGCATTTCATTCCATGTGATTATTAATACAACTAATACTGCTCAGCAAAATTGACACCGGTAGAAAGAAATTCTAAGAaagaaattgtttaaaaaaaaagcagaaaccTTTATTTTAGAGTTTTgttgttcattttctcttttcctccttttcttctagTCTGACACAGAGTTTTGGGATAAAATGCAAGCAGAGTGGGAAGAAATGGCTCGCAGAAACTGGATTTCAGAGAACCAGGAAGCACCAGGGCAAGTCACCATCTCAACCATCGAGAAGGTAACCCCAGGTTTTTTGTTTCAGTACATCccccctgtgcagctttgagATGAGCCTCAGCTCTTCCAGGCAACCCAAGGAAGCTCTTTGGACATGGAATTGTACCCCAAAGAGCTCATCCTCTTTAATTGCCTGTGGGTGGGGCAGATTTGGAAGCCCTTGCCACAGTGAGAATATGTTTAGGCTTGCACACAGCCTAAATTCAGCTGAAGGATCACAAAGCTGGACTTAAGAGCACTTTTGAAATCAGGCACTTAAAGAAAAGCACCAAATAAAAATACCTGGGCCAGCACATTCGAAGTGTTGAGTATAGAAATTATGGAGATTCCTTCTCTGTTCTTCATTCCTTCCACTCCATATTTAATTTGATTTCTATTATGTAGCTGATGTTACCACACACCCTTTACACTGCAGTGACAAGAGAAGAAGGCAAAACTTCAAGGAATACTCAAACCAACTCAGGTGCTTGCAGCACTGTTGTGTCTCTGGAGGGTTAATTGAGGATTTCAGGATTTTAGCTGAGCAGCTGTGAGGTTATGAGCACTGCAGGGATTCAGCTGCTTGGTGTGTTCTTTACCACCACTTTGGGTGTCCTGGGCTCAgaggctcagctctgctcttgggcactgTGAGCTGTTGACATTACCTTTGATGGAGAGCCCAGCATAAGCACCACTAGGTACAACTTCAGagctaaattaaaaataaagagcagAAACATAAATGCCCGCTGATGTGACTTTTTACACTTTTTGTCATTGAAATCCCATGGGGGTAGCTTGTGCCATTTCCACAGAGCAAAGGTTGCTTACACCATTTGGAAAACAGTGAGTCACTGCATTTTTTAGACTTGTCATTCCCTGCAACTTGCCATTCACCACGGGTCCATTATCTCTCTGCTCCAGGGTTATTATTTCCACACTGACAATCCCTTCAAAGACTGGCCTGGTGCTTTTGAGGAAggactgaaaaaaatgaaagaaggtGACCTGCCTGTTACAATCCTGTACCTGGAGGCTGCAATTCTGCAGGAGCCCAACGATGCTGAGGTATtcactgctctgccttctcctggctAAGGGAAAgggagctccctgcagcacagagtgAGGGAATGAAATCTGGGCTCACACCTCTGCCAGGCATGACTGCCTGAAACATTGGATTCTAAGGGTTATGAGTTAGTATGTGCCTTTAAATAGGTAACAATGAGTTCTTCACAGGATGAGAACCTGGTTTTGAAATACTGTTGTTTGAAGTATTTCAAACATTCCCTTCGCATCCTGATATTTTCAAGCTATCTTGTAAACACTTCTATCAAAAGGTGAATATTTTTGATTTAATAGGACTGTTGAAAAatttttcaagttatttttaaagttgCTGTTTTCAACTAGTTTGtatttaaatctgttttttgtgaaatgttaaaaatatttatgctgTATCTAGGGCTCCTTAAATCTCCTCCTACATTAAATTAAAGAGTGTACTTCAAAAAATCAGAGAATCCCAAGCTCCCTAGAAAcctttaatatataatataacatatataGAATAACCtcctatatataatatacaactaaatatttcttcttctatattttccataaaattgtagcaaaatttaaaatgcaCAGTAACTCAAATTTAAGAAATCAGCATGTGATTATACACTGATAGAATACCCATGCTTTCATTgactataaatatttattagtCCCAAAGATATTCAGAACTGCATTGATTGGGACTATTGGTGTGCACACTGTAGAAAAATCTGTGGTTAGTGCTGGACAtatctgctgcttttcctcaccCCTGTGTTTAACAGTGATATTGGTTGTCACTCTGTTTGCAGTTGGATATATGTAACAAACTaaatgattattattatttttgcagGCCTGGCAGTTCCTGGGTATAACAcaggcagaaaatgaaaatgaacagGCAGCCATCGTGGCCCTCCAAAGGTAGAGGGAGATCTGTCCTAAATGTGGGGTCTGATGAGTGCTGGGTAATGGAGACCTGGGGACCTTTAATGCCATTCCTACCTTGGAATGAGAAGCATTTCTTCAGCAGAGTAGAGCATTGACACAGCTATAGAAACTCACAGTGACTTCAGAGGGATGTCTAGTGATTAAGAGTTCTGTTTTATTAAATAAGTGAAGTATTTCATGGAGTAATTTAAGTACATGCACAAAAGAAAAGTTACATTGCCTAATAAATATGAGTTAGGCATGATGCAAATGAAGTGCCTTTTTTACATTCCAGCCACTTGGCATATTTTCTGTAGTCTGTCCTCTAATGAAGAGGTTTTCTTAATTAAGAGGGAGTGAGCTCCCTTCAGCTGCTGAATGCTAAACTGCCAACAGCTTTAGGTTGATGGAGATGTGAAGATCACAGAATTCTTGTACATAAAATGTGAGCTCCAAAATATcagcattattattattactattattatctTTCTGTAATGGGTTTTTATGTTTCCATTTGAAGCAATATTCAATTGCATCAGCACTGATAACATGAAGTTATTTCACTTAAGGATACTCAAACTTGTTTATATGTCCCTTATTAGCTTACCTGGATAGAAATCCAAGGAGTTGCCTGATTTAGGAGTAAAAAAGACCAAAACCTGctcatccccattttttttttcaaaaaagcaACAGTGATGATTGTGATTTTCTTCACATGGATTACTTTGGAACATTCAAGCATTGTGCTTGGCTGGAGAAATATctcaatatattttttattttctgcctaGGTGCTTGGAACTGCAGCCAAACAACCTGAAAGCTctgatggccctggctgtgagttacACCAACACTGGCCATCAACAAGAAGCCTATCAAGCCCTGAGAAACTGGATAAAGCAAAATCCAAAATACAAGTACATAGTGAGAAGCAAAAAAGGGTCCCCAGCACTGACAAGGAGGATGTCTAAGACAGCAGATGAAAGGTAAATGAAGTGGAAATACCAATGACAGCCCTAGAACTGGTGGTGCCTGCTGTGTGCCCTTGTCCTGTAGAAGTCCAGCCTGCTCCCTATGATGGAAGAACATGTCTCTAATAGCAGGAGAGGGAGGCCAACAGAGAGCATTTGATTTAATGACTGAAGGCTTTATCTTTTATGCCATCCCTGGAAGttaaaaaagccagaaaaaaagaaaaaaacaaacccaaaaaaagccaaacaaacaaacaaacaacaacaaaataaccAGCTTAAAAAGGATGTTTCTCCTCAACTCCCATCACTTTCCTCATCCCTATCTCCTGCCTTTCTATTCCCACATCCTGCACCCTCAGCTGCTTCCACATCCATACTGAGCCTTTATCCAGCTCTCCTTGGGTGTGCTTTTCCTACTGTTCACTGTTCCTGCTGTTTTCcatatcccagcccagcagaatCCAGGAATGAGCCATTCTCCAGTGTGACAGGAGTTCTCTGAGAATACTGGGAGGTGGCACCTGCTTGTTTTAAAGCTGTTCTCGTTCTTAACAAGAGACAAGACAGCCATTTGATTTATCTTGGCCAtcttaaataacaaaaaaatcatgATTTGGCAGCCCTTCATCATGATTTCATGAGGACAATAAACAAGTACCTCTGGACTGTGAGATGCATAATAAAGTCATTAAAGGCATAAACATGATTTAGAGAACCAAACCACTCAGGCTATCTCACACTGCTTGTCATTTTGAAGACAGGCCTTATGTTTTACCCTCATCACTTACAAGTCCTGGGTTGACAAGATAATTTCCTatgagtaaaaataaaatatgcaggTTCTGCTTAATTGCTAAGTGTGTTATTCTACTTTGGCTTCATCCTGCTGACATCTGGTGCTGTCATGCAAAGGTTTTAAGAAGTTACAGTGGGCACAGAAGTCTTATGTTTTGGCATCTTTCTTCAAGGGTCTTGGCTGTCCCCTTATGTATTCCTCCTAAAAATACTACTATTTTTGCCAGTAAAGAACTGTTTTATGTCTGAGAAACTCATCtaatttgaataattttaataaacCTTCATGTCATTCCACTTGGGTTCACAGCTGTACTTTCACCTCATTTCATAGATgaactttttttatttcagacatGAGTTTACAACAGCACCCTGAAGTAAACTTTTGCCATGATGAAGAAGCTCATTCACAAATTTTAGGAATTTAACACTTCTGATAAATCCACTACAAAGATTTTAATTTCAGGCTATGCAATCAACATTGAAATGTTTGTAAATAACTGTGTGATGGATCTTTAAGTTATTTTTCTCCCTTGTCTAGCTCATTACTCGAAGAAGTAAAGGATTTGTACCTGGAGGCTGCTCACCAGAATGGTGATATGATAGACCCTGACCTGCAGACAGGACTTGGGGTTCTTTTTCACCTGAATGGAGAATTTAACAGAGCAATAGATGCCTTTAGTGCTGCTTTAACTGTTCGACCAGAGGTACATTTtaaacttttatattttttttaaatttagctCTACAGACCATTTCCTCTTTCCTGCCAGGATCAGGCTATTATTAATGACATGCCACTTCTgctattaaaattttaaaacccaaaatagaaatgtaaattaaaagaCATAATTAACATGGCCATTCTTCTGTTTAGGAGCAGATTTATGCATGTCCAATTCCTACCTGTGTGCTGATTAATGGCATTAAACACATAAAGTTGCCTTTGATCACGAGTCAGAACCTCACATTCCTTGTCAATTAAGATACAATACTACTATTTTATGCAGTCCTCTTTCCTTTGCAAGCAAAAATGAGACATTATATCTGGTTTTTGACACCTGCAGTAGAAAAGccattttctccccaggactatACCTTGTGGAACCGCCTTGGGGCAACCTTGGCAAACGGGGACCGCAGTGAAGAGGCTGTGGAAGCCTACACAAGAGCTCTGGAACTCCAGCCTGGCTTCATCAGGTCCAGGTACAACCTGGGCATAAGCTGCATCAACCTAGGGGCATACAGGTGAGCATAAAAGATGTGTAAACAAAAAGTCAGGCATCACAACTGCCATGTGGAGATTCATTTTCAGGCTGGAGGCATCTAAGAATAAAATGATCAGAATATAGCCACATAATCTCAGCTATGGTAAAATGTTGTCATAACTTTTTACAAAGGACTAAAAATCAGTTTTGTAGCTCTACGTGTAAGTACTCTTATAATCAGTGGGATTGTTCTTGCACTTAAAACAGTCCTGCTCTTAAGAGCCTctgtaaaagaaaatgtaagaGCCTGTCTTTGAAAGGGAAACTTGAGTTAAACTGCTTCTAGTAGTTCATGCCATCAAAAAGATCCTTCAGGGATGAAGGTGATATTCAAGGTGATATTCCAGGATCCTATCTGTCAGGCTGGGACATGAAGATGAAGGGGAACTTTGCTGCAATGCAGACAGTACCCCCACATGTTTGGGCAGGCTGAATTTTGTGTTACCCCAAGCCAGGCCCTCCTGTTTGATGAAAATCAAGCAAGAACAACACACTGCAGTATTTTACATTGTAAAATAGTATATTTAAGCTTGGCATGGAACTTTAGAAAGTTTGCCTGTAGTTGTTAAGCAAATTATAatgcttgtttcttttttctttttcttcttccctacAGAGAGGCTGTCAGCAACTTCCTCACTGCTCTCAGTTtgcaaaggaaaagcaggaatcaGCAGAATGTTCCCCACCCTGCTCTATCAGGCAATATTTGGGCAGCACTTCGGATTGCTCTGTCTATGATGGACCAGCCAGAACTATTTCAAGCTGCCAATGTGGGTGATCTAGACATTCTCTTAAGAGCTTTTAATCTAGAGCCCTAATAAAAAGGATTCACAAATTTATTAAATTGTATTAGGAAACAGAAAACTTTTTTATTACTCATCCCCAAATGACCACATTTTCCAAAAGATCATGACTGTAGATCAGTAGGGGAATTCCTTCAGACATTATTCATAAAGGGAAAGTTCAAAAGCACAAAAATAGTGTAAATAAATTCAAAGTCAAAGGGTTGAAATGAGCTGTGGCTAATCGGACAAAGCCCTGAACTAGATGAAATAGCAATTTCTGAAGAATCTCCATCCCATGCAAGCTATATCTCTCTATATACATACAGCTGTATGTATATAGAAAAGTATCTTAAGAAGAAACCTAGATAATGGTTATTGCACCTTAGAATGGCAAGCAGTGCATCCAAGGAACCTGCTTAGTAGCTCATTGCACTATGCTGACACCACTTTGCTCCACAGTGGGGATTCCCTGTCCTTTGGTTTCTTTGATGAAAAATCTTCCCAAGATCCATTTTTAACACAGCTCTGAAAATAGATGCATGTAAAAGggatgtgttttgttttgaatgtATTTATTAGCTGGCAATCAATGTTCTGCTTCCAAAGGTACCTGGATTAATTTGGGCCCAGTTCTGCAGGCTCATAAGCCATGTGCAATGTCAGGAGGAACATGGTccatgcagggctgtggggtgagGCCAGGTACATCTGGGGAAGCCAAGTGCTGCCAGCAGAAGAGGCAATTTGCACTGGAATTGTTGCTGTTCCAACCAGCTGTCCTTGATCTGGGACAGTCTGAAGGAGCTCATGGCAGGGTCTGCACCTTTCTGTGTACTTATGCActttaatctttctttttgtAAAATAGTGCTATGCTTTTCTTTTAGTCACCAAAAACGGAATGTACAGGATGGCCTTGTTGGCAGAGAGGACCAAATATAATTTCCTGAAATGTAATGAGAGggttttcaatatttttatgtttaaaaatgcaaatacagTATGAACTGCATTAACAGCTAGAAAGATTATTATATGCATCCATCAGGTACTGCACATATACATGCATGTGCATGCACATACATGTTGTATGCAAATGATGTCATTTCAGAACATAACAGGCTACAGATCTTCGttgcaaatgaagaaaaatatttgtaggAGTTACTGCCCACAGACCATGCTCAAGGGAAAACTTTCCCTGAAGAAATTGGTCTGTACAATGCTTGTAGGATTGAGAGCAAGGCTTGATCCTGCTGTTATggcaaacagcagcaaaagTCTCCATGGCCTCCATGATACCAGAGAAAATCCTTAGATAACACCAATATGTGTAGCTGCTCACAAATGTGTGCATAAACacacaattttcattttccctggctGGATGAATGGGGAGCAGGGTTGGGGCAGTACCAATCCCTGATGAATGGATTGATTCAGCTACAATCAAACACATTTAGTTCAGGGTGAATGTGCCAAtcaaagaaggaagagaaattttTAGGAGGTGATTTTCAGTTgctgatattttaaatatttttcctgaataGTGAAAGATTAAAAAGTGTTATTGGATGTGTTGATCTGTGGTCAGGAATTCAATTTGCAGAGTAGCTATGGGAATGTGTTAAAGTGGGACAAATAGCACATTTCCTATAAACAACATATGAAGAAAAATCCAGCTCAGAgggataaaaaaagaaatccaactGCACAGATCACAGAGAAAGATGCTCTGTGGGAGTTGGACAGTTTCACCAGTACAAACCTAAAGTTTCTTGCAGCTGTCTGTTATTTTGAGCCACCACTTAAAGGAAAATTCCATGTTAAGACAGTGTAATCACTGCATCTAATCACCATCTATAGGttgttaaataaaaataattgtcattaggaaaataaaagtcTTACTCGTCACTCTCTCCCACTCAGTAGAGACGACAAAACAGCCACCAAAATTTTTTAAGAGTGCTGTATTAATTCCTTGTTTACACATATATTCCTGTTTACCTGTCAGGTGTTTCATAACTGATTCCTGCAGCTTTCTCTAAGGATGGGAGTGCCTGGGAATGTCACTTTGGCTCAGTGGGCTGCTGTGTGCATATCTGCTGACAACAGTTTGCTCTTTTGCTTTGACAGCGATGTGTGATGACAGCTCTTTATTGATAAGGCAGAG comes from Agelaius phoeniceus isolate bAgePho1 chromosome 10, bAgePho1.hap1, whole genome shotgun sequence and encodes:
- the PEX5L gene encoding PEX5-related protein isoform X2; the encoded protein is MYQGHMQAVGETLKKKWLCLQKSDLTFALGKGARAADKAVAMVMKEIPREESAEEKPLLTVASQLVNEQQESRPLLSPSIDDFLCETKPEAVARPVTSNTAVLSTGLDLLDLSEPVLQTQNKAKKSENPSRPEGTKASTLRKKTENPDLISVDSEQKVQAARVADKSSLDLVDIQTQIEKWDDVSFHGDRSSKAHPSAERTSASSRAPSKEILWSTENRSQSELANVKSALDSDSASELELAPAIQVGEQCGHRTFSCWKRNSNTEGSGLKARSSKEQRWGTPLLSRNHSLEEEFERAKAAVESDTEFWDKMQAEWEEMARRNWISENQEAPGQVTISTIEKGYYFHTDNPFKDWPGAFEEGLKKMKEGDLPVTILYLEAAILQEPNDAEAWQFLGITQAENENEQAAIVALQRCLELQPNNLKALMALAVSYTNTGHQQEAYQALRNWIKQNPKYKYIVRSKKGSPALTRRMSKTADESSLLEEVKDLYLEAAHQNGDMIDPDLQTGLGVLFHLNGEFNRAIDAFSAALTVRPEDYTLWNRLGATLANGDRSEEAVEAYTRALELQPGFIRSRYNLGISCINLGAYREAVSNFLTALSLQRKSRNQQNVPHPALSGNIWAALRIALSMMDQPELFQAANVGDLDILLRAFNLEP